From Triticum aestivum cultivar Chinese Spring chromosome 4A, IWGSC CS RefSeq v2.1, whole genome shotgun sequence, a single genomic window includes:
- the LOC123086434 gene encoding treacle protein, translating into MATVTPGVLLRLLQAMHTDERVTGEHRSPALQVTAVVPALTASTADSLLCPSKGFLLQLSDGLHSTYVQPSPADADALLSARPHIVGHLVHLDRLRFASPVPRAVGLRPVPSSRSLPCVGNPEPLIVRSAACSRGYVIRPDSSPDAAPPLMPSGSGGAPPSDAMDVAVKRTVLAPRNGPEAAALPGGSAAKRRFSSPAPAKQRDPSPAVKGASRAASPSVKGASRASSPAVRGTSRSSSPAPSKCVVPSLVAAKEENRRVAKEPAIIVPSRYRQPSPGGRRGAASPGGGGRRGSLSPGSRRLSGEGGSKKKVGVLVSGISKMTDLGSGSAMKPGRKSWDESAMALAAAAAGTVKKSKVKVDRDTILRTQEAMSRRLSDATTELSSNDDSSVDEKPKPRKKTESAAGKAKTAAPKIILHDAKWTDGSIPLVAVSDKLSKIGKEAAERRDAAAAAAADALQEALITDSVIRNLSKFSELCSLSKTANPLPTVDCFLAVYEDTLKWKKIAESLATNGADEAAFWEKSATHWVEAALATELEVLKLVNSATGSIYQKKSTEKPKAPPAVEPPRTSLSKRPSLGASAKVQSRASHLPAAWPKTLGMNETVELAHTLCHEMHVWFLKFVNEAMDVGFHLFEDQNIATRGKQSGHITVVLSQFKRISDWLDGVGKIADEDATKDNVERLKRKIYQFVISRMGSAFESSVSVSAKS; encoded by the exons ATGGCGACGGTAACGCCGGGGGTCTTGCTGCGCCTGCTGCAGGCGATGCACACGGACGAGCGGGTCACCGGGGAGCACCGCTCCCCCGCGCTCCAGGTCACGGCGGTCGTGCCTGCGCTCACGGCCTCCACCGCCGACTCCCTGCTCTGCCCTTCCAAGGGCTTCCTCCTCCAGCTCTCCGACGGCCTCCACTCCACCTACGTCCAGCCCTCCCCCGCCGACGCCGACGCGCTCCTCTCCGCGCGCCCACACATCGTCGGCCACCTGGTCCACCTCGACCGCCTCCGCTTCGCCAGCCCGGTCCCGCGCGCCGTCGGCCTCCGCCCTGTTCCGTCCTCCCGCTCCCTCCCCTGCGTCGGCAACCCTGAGCCGCTCATCGTCCGCTCCGCGGCGTGCTCCCGGGGCTACGTCATCAGGCCCGATTCCTCCCCCGACGCTGCACCACCGCTCATGCCGTCCGGCTCCGGCGGTGCGCCACCGTCTGATGCGATGGATGTTGCCGTCAAAAGGACCGTTCTTGCTCCCAGGAACGGCCCCGAGGCCGCGGCGCTGCCAGGCGGTTCGGCCGCGAAGCGGCGGTTCTCGTCTCCGGCGCCGGCCAAGCAGCGAGATCCGTCGCCTGCGGTGAAGGGAGCGTCCCGGGCGGCGTCTCCCTCTGTCAAGGGCGCCTCCAGAGCGTCGTCACCTGCCGTGAGAGGCACGTCCAGGTCGTCGTCGCCGGCCCCGTCGAAGTGTGTGGTTCCCAGCCTTGTTGCGGCCAAGGAGGAGAACCGCAGGGTCGCAAAGGAGCCAGCCATTATCGTGCCATCGAGGTACAGGCAGCCTTCACCAGGAGGGAGAAGGGGAGCGGCCTCTCCAGGAGGCGGTGGCAGGCGGGGCTCCCTCTCACCCGGTTCCCGGAGGCTTTCGGGAGAAGGGGGCAGCAAGAAGAAGGTCGGGGTGTTGGTTTCTGGTATCTCGAAGATGACAGATTTGGGGAGCGGGTCGGCCATGAAGCCGGGGAGGAAGAGCTGGGACGAGTCGGCAATGGCTCTTGCAGCTGCGGCCGCTGGCACGGTGAAGAAGTCCAAGGTCAAGGTGGACAGAGATACTATTCTGAGGACTCAG GAAGCAATGTCACGGCGACTTAGTGACGCTACAACAGAGCTATCGAGTAACGATGACTCCTCTGTTGATGAGAAGCCAAAACCACGAAAGAAGACAGAGTCTGCTGCAGGGAAGGCAAAAACAGCAGCTCCAAAAATCATACTTCATGATGCTAAATGGACTGATGGCAGCATTCCACTGGTTGCAGTTTCAGATAAACTTTCGAAGATCGGAAAG GAAGCTGCTGAGCGGAGAGATGcagcagcagccgctgcagctgaCGCTCTGCAGGAGGCATTGATCACTGATTCAGTTATCAGAAATCTGAG CAAGTTCTCTGAACTTTGTTCGTTGTCGAAGACCGCGAATCCACTCCCAACTGTCGATTGTTTCCTTGCTGTCTATGAAGACACTCTGAAGTGGAAGAAAATCGCCGAGTCACTGGCCACCAACGGAGCAGATGAAGCTGCATTCTGGGAGAAATCAGCCACTCATTGGGTTGAGGCAGCATTAGCAACCGAACTGGAGGTCCTCAAGCTTGTTAACAGCGCCACTGGATCCATCTACCAGAAGAAGAGCACTGAAAAGCCCAAGGCTCCTCCTGCAGTGGAACCACCAAGAACAAGCCTGTCCAAGAGGCCATCTCTTGGAGCTTCTGCAAAGGTCCAGTCCAGGGCATCACATCTCCCTGCTGCATGGCCTAAAACTCTGGGCATGAACGAGACGGTTGAGCTTGCCCACACCTTGTGCCACGAGATGCATGTCTGGTTTCTGAAATTTGTGAACGAGGCCATGGATGTGGGCTTCCACCTGTTTGAAGACCAGAACATCGCAACTAGGGGAAAGCAGAGCGGCCATATCACGGTGGTCCTGTCGCAGTTCAAGAGGATCAGCGACTGGCTGGACGGAGTCGGCAAGATCGCCGACGAGGATGCGACCAAGGACAATGTGGAGCGCTTGAAGCGCAAGATCTACCAGTTCGTCATCAGCCGCATGGGGTCTGCCTTCGAGAGCTCGGTCTCAGTTTCAGCAAAGAGCTGA